One window from the genome of Candidatus Manganitrophaceae bacterium encodes:
- a CDS encoding DUF4105 domain-containing protein, with protein sequence MINDWLLVLALIVLFLLPRESDLFAEGLDQEHYLQSLIDQATEKRLSQQRYWHLLLHYKKSIFGKYESQEDGLSFFNSPGGKSDPQAELLATLSSFFKKNEGFKKGEKHPQCNFPARFKWLSKQLSFDTSRFPKPACSLLEGWLEELNPRRITLVFASYYMNNPASMFGHTLLRIDTKREGPDQSLLNYGINYAATPDTDNPLMYTLKGLFGFFKGRFSVFPYYTKVQQYSNIDNRDLWEYELNFSEDQMNDLLLHLWELGGNYFDYLYFQENCSYHLLALLEVANPDLHLTDSFFYHVIPADTIKVVTRNDNLVVKRVYRPSLLSQMNNKRLKMTPPQDAMLQQLVKDSSWLERDEYRSLEISDKVLILDTYLDYAQYRNMRNRKEEKAPTEGDRKILLARSRLRYQRQDQGMIQFSTLPELGHGSDWLKIGVGRSAGQTFEEISYRPAYHDLLAKDIGYGKDSQILFLDLTARYYNDLEETKLDRLKIIEIISLTPYDRLLQKKSWRFGFGIDSIKDFDCHFCHSFKTSYGLGFSYKSSYANPFLLYALVDSEVEFSKRLDHDYRVGGGGTIGLLLDLTEDWRVQILGNILAFPLGHESDYYKVSINQRVALTQHSDLRVEMSQMEGKDEWVLSGNYYF encoded by the coding sequence ATGATAAATGATTGGCTGCTTGTACTGGCACTTATTGTTCTCTTTTTATTGCCAAGAGAGTCCGATCTTTTTGCAGAAGGTTTAGATCAAGAACATTACCTCCAGTCCCTCATCGACCAAGCCACCGAGAAGCGCTTATCTCAGCAACGTTATTGGCATCTTCTCCTGCACTACAAGAAGTCCATTTTTGGGAAATATGAGAGTCAGGAAGATGGACTCTCTTTTTTCAATTCTCCGGGAGGAAAATCAGATCCTCAGGCGGAACTGCTTGCAACCCTGTCAAGTTTCTTCAAAAAAAATGAGGGCTTCAAAAAAGGCGAGAAACACCCGCAATGTAATTTTCCTGCCCGATTCAAATGGCTTTCAAAGCAACTTTCTTTCGATACAAGCCGGTTTCCGAAACCAGCTTGTAGCCTTCTCGAAGGGTGGTTGGAAGAATTGAACCCACGCCGTATCACCTTAGTTTTTGCGTCCTATTATATGAATAATCCCGCTTCCATGTTTGGGCATACCCTATTACGGATTGACACAAAGCGGGAAGGGCCAGATCAGTCCCTTTTGAATTACGGAATCAATTACGCGGCCACGCCCGATACAGATAATCCACTCATGTATACGCTTAAAGGACTCTTTGGGTTCTTCAAGGGAAGGTTCTCTGTTTTCCCGTATTACACCAAGGTACAGCAATACAGCAATATTGATAACCGTGACCTGTGGGAATACGAATTAAATTTCTCAGAGGATCAGATGAACGATTTACTTCTCCACTTGTGGGAACTGGGTGGAAATTATTTTGACTATCTTTATTTTCAGGAGAACTGCTCCTATCATCTTCTTGCCCTGCTCGAAGTTGCCAATCCGGATCTACATTTAACCGACTCGTTTTTCTATCACGTTATTCCTGCAGACACCATAAAGGTGGTCACCCGCAATGACAACCTTGTTGTAAAAAGAGTCTATCGCCCTTCGCTTCTGAGTCAGATGAACAACAAAAGATTAAAGATGACTCCGCCCCAGGATGCAATGTTGCAACAACTGGTAAAAGATTCATCCTGGTTAGAGAGAGACGAATATCGGTCCCTTGAGATCTCGGATAAGGTACTTATTCTAGACACATATCTTGATTATGCTCAATATAGAAATATGAGAAACAGGAAAGAAGAAAAGGCTCCTACGGAGGGGGATCGTAAAATTCTCTTAGCGCGGAGTCGTTTACGATATCAACGTCAAGACCAGGGAATGATCCAATTTTCGACACTCCCCGAACTGGGCCATGGGAGCGACTGGCTCAAGATCGGGGTCGGTCGTTCCGCAGGTCAGACATTTGAGGAGATTTCCTACCGGCCGGCCTACCATGACCTTCTTGCAAAAGATATTGGTTATGGAAAAGATTCACAAATTCTGTTCTTAGATTTGACTGCGAGATACTATAATGATCTTGAGGAGACCAAGCTTGATCGCTTAAAAATTATAGAGATTATTTCGTTGACCCCTTATGATCGATTGCTTCAAAAAAAATCCTGGCGGTTTGGCTTTGGGATTGACTCGATCAAAGATTTCGACTGTCACTTCTGTCATTCGTTTAAAACGTCGTATGGTCTGGGTTTTTCATACAAATCGTCATATGCCAACCCTTTTCTTCTTTACGCACTAGTAGATTCTGAAGTGGAATTTTCAAAGCGACTGGACCATGACTATCGTGTAGGTGGGGGGGGGACGATAGGTCTCCTTCTTGACCTGACAGAAGATTGGAGGGTACAGATTTTGGGTAACATCCTCGCCTTTCCGCTCGGACATGAATCCGATTATTATAAGGTTTCAATAAATCAGAGAGTTGCGCTGACCCAACACTCCGATTTAAGGGTTGAAATGAGTCAAATGGAGGGAAAAGATGAATGGGTGTTATCAGGGAACTATTATTTTTAG
- a CDS encoding DUF3015 domain-containing protein — protein MRRFFMMAFVGLTLTFASNSFAAGYGAAGCGLGSMVFGNEPGIIQIFAATTNGTSGSQTFGITSGTSNCDASGIILAEREDDLFAAQNFDTLTKEMAVGNGEHLDTLAGLLGCPSSQRAVFASFVQENYEAIFTSDQTTADEMLRAVKDGMFRNPVLSSSCSL, from the coding sequence ATGAGAAGGTTTTTTATGATGGCTTTTGTTGGACTGACACTAACTTTTGCTTCGAATAGCTTTGCTGCAGGATATGGTGCAGCAGGGTGTGGTCTCGGCTCTATGGTTTTTGGGAATGAGCCTGGAATTATCCAGATTTTTGCTGCAACCACGAATGGGACTTCTGGAAGTCAGACATTTGGCATTACTTCAGGTACCTCTAATTGTGATGCAAGTGGTATTATCCTGGCTGAACGTGAAGATGATCTCTTTGCCGCGCAGAACTTCGACACCCTCACCAAAGAGATGGCTGTTGGTAATGGGGAACACCTTGATACGTTGGCAGGTCTGTTGGGCTGTCCGTCAAGTCAGAGGGCAGTATTTGCTTCATTTGTACAAGAAAACTATGAAGCGATCTTTACCAGCGATCAGACCACTGCAGATGAAATGCTCCGTGCAGTGAAGGATGGGATGTTCCGTAACCCTGTCCTTTCTTCTTCCTGTAGCCTGTAA